The genomic window TATTTTTTTAGATTCATCTATATTGTTATTTTTCTTTGCTTTAGGCATCTCTGATACAACTTTTAAACTACCATTTTTAAGCCCTTCTTCTAACTTGTTTATTCTTGATAATATAACTTCATTAGACGTATCATATTCTATTTTACACATTTTTATTACTGCAAGCTCTAAATATAATCTTGCTTGTTTACTTAACTTAGCATTCCCTTCAGCCTCTTGAAGTATTCTAATACACCTCATAGCTTCTTCAGCTCTTATTCTAGAAGCTTGCTCTTTAACTAAGCTAATATTTTCCTCTGACATATCTAATACTTCTTCAGGATTATTAGTTACCTTTGCCATTAAAATATTTCTATAATGAGCAACTAAATCCTTTATAAATAGATACATATCTTTTCCCGAATAAACAACTTCATCTATTATATTTACTGATTTTTCTACATTTCTTTGTGTTATTGCATTAGTTAAATTAAATAAATACTCATTTGTTACTAAACCTAACATATTTATTAGAGTTTCATACTGTACACTTCCATCACCCATTGCAATAGCTTGATCTAATATACTTAAAGAATCTCTCATAGCACCATCTGAAACTCTTGCTATAAGTGCTAAACTCTTGTCATCTGCAAAAACACCTTGTTCCGTTACAATCTTTCTAAGCCTAGCTATAATATCACTATTATTTATTCTTTTAAAATCGAATCTCTGACATCTAGAAAGAATAGTTATAGGTAATTTTTGTGGATCTGTAGTTGCCAATATAAATATTACGTTATTTGGTGGTTCTTCTAAAGTCTTTAAAAAAGCATTTACTGCTCCTGTTGACAACATATGAACCTCATCCATTATATAAACCTTAAAATGTGCCTCTTGAGGTGGATACTTTACATCATCTATAATATCTCTTATCTTATCTACACCATTATTTGAAGCTGCATCTAATTCCGTTACATCTATTGCTAATCCATTATTTATTTTTGTGCACATTTCACATTCATTACAAGGTTCACCATCTTTAAGATTTAAACAATTTAATGCCTTTGCAAAAACCTTTGCTGTTGATGTCTTTCCTGTACCTCTTGTTCCACAAAAAAGATATGCATGGGCAATTCTATCATTTAATATTTGATTTTTTAAAGTAGTGGTTATATGTTCTTGACCAACAACATCATAAAAAGTTTTAGGTCTCCACTCCCTATATAAAGCTGTATACGCCATGCTAATTACCTCTCTTTCTTAAACGAAATCTTTAAGTATCCTTACTTATATTTCATTATACAATACTATCTATTTATGAACAAATTAAATAAAATAACTTTAACTTTATTTATAAAACCCTAAATATTTTTCATACTAAAATATCCAGTTACTTAGTTCTATTTTTGTAATAACTTTTATGATAAAATATAATAATTAAAATATTGGAGGTATAATAATGAGTCTTTACGATAAAAAATATTTAACTATAGTACAAGATATTTTAGATAATGGTTATTACGACAATAATAGAACTGGGGTATCTACATATAAACTTCCACATCAAGTAATGCAATTTAATTTAGAAAAAGAATTTCCAATTTTAACAACAAAATTTGTTGCATTTAAAACAGCAGTTAAA from Clostridium septicum includes these protein-coding regions:
- the dnaX gene encoding DNA polymerase III subunit gamma/tau; translation: MAYTALYREWRPKTFYDVVGQEHITTTLKNQILNDRIAHAYLFCGTRGTGKTSTAKVFAKALNCLNLKDGEPCNECEMCTKINNGLAIDVTELDAASNNGVDKIRDIIDDVKYPPQEAHFKVYIMDEVHMLSTGAVNAFLKTLEEPPNNVIFILATTDPQKLPITILSRCQRFDFKRINNSDIIARLRKIVTEQGVFADDKSLALIARVSDGAMRDSLSILDQAIAMGDGSVQYETLINMLGLVTNEYLFNLTNAITQRNVEKSVNIIDEVVYSGKDMYLFIKDLVAHYRNILMAKVTNNPEEVLDMSEENISLVKEQASRIRAEEAMRCIRILQEAEGNAKLSKQARLYLELAVIKMCKIEYDTSNEVILSRINKLEEGLKNGSLKVVSEMPKAKKNNNIDESKKISVQKINEKSKEIKGNENSNVKIQDIQRAWKDILERIKTRRAMIVYASLLTGKPVECKDGIVTVRYEEEYKFNKSRLEKPEYRAIISEILAEIFREDLKVVFEVDEGVKSEKSTEEMLLETLGEEFVDVLDE